The genomic window GCGCTGGAGCGCGCCGTCGAGGTCGAGGGGGTCGAACATCTCCGCGCCGCGTACGCGCTCGGCAAGGGGGTCGTCGTCTGCTCCGGGCACATCGGCAACTGGGAGCTGGCCGGCCTGCGGCAGTGCCAGCTCGGCGTGCCGATGGACTACATCTCCCGCCCGCTCGACAACCCTTGGCTCTACGACCGCCTGCTCCAATGGCGCGAGGCGGGAGGCGTCTTCACCCACGCCAAGCACGGCGCCGTGCGCAGCGCGCTCAAGACGCTCAAGGCCGGGCGCACGCTGGCCTTCGTCATCGACCAGAACATGACCAGCCCGCCGCGGATCTTCGTGCCGTTCTTCGGCCGCGCCGCGGCGACGACGCCGACGATGGCCCACCTCTCGCTGCGCACCGGCGCGCCGATCGTCCCCGCCTACACGATTCCGCGGGACGACGGCACCTACCTGCTGCGCTACCTGCCGGCGATCGCGGTTCCCGAGACCGGCGACGAGGACGCCAAGGTCCGCGCGATCACGCTCGAGGCGACGCGCCTGCTCGAGGAGTGGATCCGCGCCTGCCCGCACTCGTGGCTCTGGCTGCACGACCGCTGGAAGACCCGCCCCGGCCCCGGCGAGGAGATCTGATGTCCCGTCCCGCCGTCTTCTTCGACCGCGACGGAACGCTCTGCCGCGAGCAGGGTTACGTCAACCATCCCGACCGTCTGGAGCTGCTGCCGCGCACCGCGGAGGTGATCCGCGCGCTCAACGAGCGGGGCGTGCCGACGGTCCTCGCGACGAACCAGGCCGGCGCGGCGCGCGGCTACTTCCCGCCGCACCTGATCGAGGAGACGCACGAGCGGCTCGCCGAGCTGCTCGCGGCGGAAGGGGCGCGGCTCGACGGGATCTACTACTGCCCGCACCACCCCGAGGCGGGCGGGCCGGGGCTGCGCGCGCGCTGCGGGTGCCGCAAGCCGCGTCCGGGAATGCTCCTCGCCGCGGCGCGCGACCTCGACCTCGATCTGTCGCGGAGCTTCATGGTCGGCGACTCGTTCCGCGACGTCGGCTGCGGCCGCGCGGCGGGGGTCGCGGGGACGGTGCTGCTGCGCACCGGCTACGGGCGCGGCGAGCTGCTGTGGAAGAGCGGAACGGCGACGGTCTGGCCCGACTGGATCGCCGACGACTTGCCGGCGGCGCTGGAGTGGATCCTGCCCCGCCTCGCCTGACGCGTCGCCGCATCGGCGCGGCCGACGCCGCGGGCGACGGAGAGAACGCACGACGCGGCGGCGAGGCCGGCGCGGCGGGCGACGGAGAGAACGCATGACGCGGCGGCGCAACGACGCGGCCGACGCGTCGATCGACGGAGAGAACGCATGACGCGGCGCCCGAGGCGCCCCGCGCCGCCGCGCGACCCGCGGCGGCCGGCGCGCGCCGAACTGCTGGCCTTGGTGGACCGTCTCGCGGACGCGCGCGTGCTCGTCCTCGGCGACGCCGTCCTCGACGAATTCGAGCAAGGGGAGATCGCCCGCGTCTCGCGCGAGGCGCCGGTGCTGATCCTCGACCACCGCCGGACCGACCTCTGCCCCGGCGGCGCGGCGAACACGGCGGCCAACCTCGCCGCGCTCGACGTCCGCGCGGCGATCGCCGGGCGGATCGGCGACGACGCGCAGGGAGAGCGGCTCTCCTCGCTGCTCGCCGCGCTCGGCGTGGACGCGCGCGGCCTCGTCCGCGAGCGCGGCTACGCCACGCCGACCAAGACGCGCATCCTCGCCGGCGGCCCGCACACCCGCAAGCAGCAGATCGTGCGGATGGACCGCGGACGGCGCGGCGTGCCGCTCGGCGAGCGGACGCGCCTGCGGATCGCCGCCGCGGCGCGGCGGGCCCGCGGCCGCGGCGACGCGGTGGTCCTCGCCGACTACGGCTACGGGCTGCTCGACCCCTCGTGGGTCGCCGCGCTCGGCCCCGGCGCGGGGCCGCTGACGCTCGACAGCCGCTTCGCGATCGACCGCTACCGCGGCGTCTCGGCGGCCACGCCGAACCTCGAGGAGGTCGAGCGCGCGGTCGGCCGGCGACTCGACGACGACGACGAGGCGGCGATCGCCGCCGCCGCGCGCGAGCTGCGCCGCAAGCTGCGGGCCGAGGCGCTGCTCTGCACGCGCGGCGCGCGCGGCATGACGCTCGACGCCGCGGGACGCGGCGCGGCGGCGCGGATCCCGGTCTTCGGCTCGGACGAGGTCGCCGACGTCACCGGCGCCGGCGACACGGTGATCGCGGTCTTCACCGCCGCGCGCGCGGCCGGCGCGACGTGGCGCGCCGCGGCCGAGCTGGCGAACGTCGCCGGCGGGCTGGTGGTGATGAAGAGCGGCACCGCGACCCTCTCCCGCGCCGAGCTGCGCGCGGCGCTCGAGGAAGGGTGGGAATGAGCGGGCCGCGGCGCGAGGCGAAAGGCGCGGCGCCGCGCGAAGCGGCGAAGACGCCGGCGCGCGACGCGGACGACGCCGCCCTCCGCGGAACGGAAGACGCGGCGCCGCGCGAGGCGTCCTCGAAGATCCTGCCGCGCGAGGAGCTGGCGCGGCGGCTCGCCGGGGCGGCGAACGTTGCGCTCTGCAACGGCCTCTTCGACGTCGTCCACGTCGGCCACGCCCGCTACCTCGCCGACGCCAAGCGGCGCGCCGGAACGCTCGTCGTGGCGCTCAACGACGACGCGTCGGCGGCGGCGAACAAGGGGCCGTCGCGGCCGCTCGTGCCGCTCGCCGAGCGGCTGGAGGTCGTCGCCTCGTTCCGCGCCGTGGACTACGTCACCTGGTTTCCGGAACGGACGGTCGCGGCGACGCTGGAGCTGCTCCGGCCGCGCTGGCACGCCAAGGGGACCGACTACCGCCCGGAGACGCTCCCGGCGGAGGAGCGGGCGCTCCACGCCCGCCTCGGCGTCGAGCCGCTGATCGTCGGCGACGAGAAGACGCACGCCACCACCGACATCGTCGCCGCCGTCCTCTCGCGCGGCTGAGGCGCCGCCCGCGGTCACTCGGCCGGCGTCGTCCCTTCGGCCGGCACGACGCGGTTGCGCCCCGCCGCCTTCGCGCGGTAGAGCGCGGCGTCGGCGCGGCGCACCAGTTCATCGGCCTCGTGGACCGCGTCGGGGCGCATCGCGGCCACGCCGACGCTGACGCTCACCCGCCCTTCCGGCGCGTCCTCGTGCGGCAGGTCGAGCGCCACGACGGCGTCGAGGAAGCGGCGCGCGACTTCGAGCGCCCCCGCGGCGTCGGTCTCCGGCATGATGCAGACGAACTCCTCGCCGCCGTAGCGGGCGACGAGGTCGTGCGGGCGCTTCGCCGCCCCCGCGAGGGCGCGGGCGACCGCCTTGAGGCATTCGTCGCCGCGGGCGTGGCCGTAGCGGTCGTTGAACCGCTTGAAGTAGTCGACGTCGATCATCGCCAGCGCCAGATGACGATGACCGCGGCGCGCGGCACGCCAGGCGCGCGCCAGTTGGGCGTCGAACCGCCGGCGGTTCGCGACGCCGGTCAGGCCGTCGACGAGCGACTGCGCGAGCAGCAGGTCGCGCGCCCGCTTGAGCGCCAAGTGGTTGCGCACGCGCAGCCGGACGAGCAGCGGGCTGATCGGCGAAGAGATGAAGTCGATCGCCCCGGCCTGCAGCGCGTACGCCTGATCGTCGGGGCCGGCGCCGCGGGCGACGAAGATCACCGGGATGCGCGCGGTCGCCGGATCGCGCGCGAGACGCGAGCAGACCTCGACGCCGTCCATGCCCGGGAGGGCGAGGTCGAGCAGGATCAGGTCCGGCTGCAGCGATTGGGCGATCCGCAGCGCGTCCGGCCCGGCGGCCGCCTCCGCCACGACGTACTCGTCGCGCAGGACCGCGGCGAGGATCTCGCGCGAGGCGGCGTCGGCGTTCGCGACCAACAGCGTCCCGCCGGTCTCCGCTTCGTCCGCGGCCTCGTCGCCCGCGTCGGCGTCGGCGGCCTCGCGGTCCGTCCCGCGGACGCGCGTCGAGACCGAGAGCGGGATCGGCGCCGGCCCCCGCGGCGCGGGCGCCTCGCCGGTCTCCTCCTCCGCCGCCGCGAGCGTCTCCGGCGGCAGCGCGAAGCGGAACGACGTTCCTTCCGCCGCCGACGTCTCGAACCAGACTTCGCCGCCCAAGAGCCGCTCGCCGAGCAGCTTCATCGCGTAGGCGCCGAGGCCGCGTCCCTTCGCGCTCTTGGTGCTGAAGGAGCGCTCGAAGATCCGCTCCGCGATCTCGCGGGGAATCTCCCCTTCGTTCCGCACGGTGAACGTCGGCCGCCCGCCTTCGACGTCGTACGACGCGCGCGCCGTCCCGCCCGGCGGCGTGGCCTCGAGCGCGTTGCGGACCATGTCGAGCAGCACGCGCGCCGCGAGCGTCGGGTCGGTCTGGATCCGCGCGTCCGACGACGCCTCGACGACGAGCGTCCGTCCCTCCGCCTCCGCGCCGAGCGTCGCGACCCGCTCGACGTCCCGCAGCAGGGCCGCCGGATCGACCGGCCGGCGCTCGAGCGCCAGCGTCCCGGCCTCGGCGAGCACGATCGCGTGGTGGCTCATCACCTCCGTCGCCAGCCGCGCCGTCAGCCCGAGCACGCTCTCCGCCGCCGCCTCGCGGGCCGCCGGATCGTCGTCGGTCAGGCGGCGCGCGACCCCCTTGAGGCCGCCGAGCGCGCCGACGAGATGGCGCAGGAAGACGCTCTCCAGCACGTCGCGCCGCTTCGCCGCGCTGATGTCCTGCAGCACGAAGGCGAGCAGCCGCTGGCCGGCGATCTCGATCGGCGTGCAGCGGACGCGGAACTCGGCCGCGCCGCGGACGCCGCCGCGGTCGATCGTCATCCGGCACTCGCCGCCCGCGGCGGCGTGGTCGAGTTGCGCGGAGAGGATCGTCAGCACCGCGCCGCAGTGCGCGCAGGCCTTGCTGGTGCCGCAGCCGCCGGGCCCTTCCGCCGCGTGGACGCAGCAGAAGACCTCGCCGGGGCGCAGCCCCTCGAGCCGCCGCTGGTCGTTCGCCTCGAGCGCCAGCAGCACTTCGGTGTTCGCGGCGACGACCTGCCGCCGCTCGTTGAGGAGCAGCACGTAGCCGGAGAAGGCGTCGAGCAGCGCCCGCGTCACCGGATTCTCGAGGCAGAAGCGGGCCGCCCTCCGCACGTCCTCCTCGCGGGCCCGTTCCGCCGGCGCGAAGAACGTCGTCGAAGGAGCCGTCCCCCCGCCCATCGCCTGCTCGTCGTCGCCGATCATCATCGAAGCGCCCCTCGCCGCGACTCTATGACAATTTCCTCTCCGCGGTCCACCGCCGATTTCCCGCCTTGGCCCCCGTCGCCCGCGCCCCGGTCGTCCCCGAACCCCCTCGAACCACCGCCCGCGCCGACGCCGTCGCCGTGCGCAAGCGACGCCGGGGCTTTGCGCAGCGAAATGAGGTCGGCCGTCAGGGGGCCGGCGGACCCCTCGGTTAAGGCGGTCCGCCGGCCCCCTGACGGCCGACCGGACGCGCCGCCGGACGCGCGGGCCTTGCCCCTCGAAGAGGCGAACGCCGGCCGCCCGTACGGATTTTCGGTTTAGGCGTTCACCAGCCGCCCCGTCCGCACGGACGACACCAACCCGAACGCGAGGAAGGTCGCCACGACCGACGACCCGCCGTACGACACCAGCGGCAACGGCACGCCGATCGTCGGCACCACCCCCGTCACCATCCCCGTGTTGATGAAAATTTGCCCCGCCCACAACACGACGACGCCGGTGGCGATCAACGTCCCCAAGTAGTCCTGCGACGTCGCGGCCGTGTCCACCGCCCTCATCAACAACGCCAGCAGCAGACCGAGCGTGACCAACACGCCGACGAAGCCGGTCTCCTCGGCGATCACCGCGAGAATGAAGTCGGTCTCGCGCGCCGGCAGGAACTCGAGCCGCGACTGGCTCCCTTGGAACAGCCCCTTCCCGACGACCTCCCCCGAGCCGACGGCGATGCGGGACTGGATCGTCTGGTAGCCGGTCTTCATCGGATCGCGGTCCGGCTCGAAGACGGTGATGATCCGCTCCTTCTGGTACGGCTTGAGGACCATGAACCAGCCGATCGGCGCGAGCAGCGCGGCGACGACGGCCAGCGTGACGAGGACCTTCGGCCGCAGCCCGGCGACCCACGCCAGCCCCAGGAAGAGCGGCACGTACGTCACCGCCGTCCCCATGTCCGGCTGCAGCAGCAGCAACCCCATCGGCGCGACGATGAACGCCGCGAGATAGGCGAGGTGCCGGAAGTCGAGCCGGTGCGGCGAGCGCGAGAGGAACGACGCGGCCGCCAGAACCGTCAACGTCTTCATCGGCTCCGACGGCTGGAAGCGGAACGGCCCGCCGAGCGAGAACCACGAGCGGGAGTTGGCGATCGGGTGGGTGAAGAGGACCAGCACGAGCAGCGCCATCCCCACGCCGTAGAGGATGAACGCCAGATCGGACCAGTCGTGGTAGTCCACCTTCGAGACGACGAAGTAGACGACCCAGCCGACGAGCATGAAGATCAGTTGCCGCCCGCCCGATCCGCTCCAGAACGAGAGCTCCTTGCTCTGCGTCGCGCTGTGCACGAAGACCACGCTGATCGTCGAGAGGGCGAGCAGCAGCAGGACCGTCGCGCGGTCGGCCTTATCGAGGATCCACTGGATCATTGGGAACCTGAGTCGGCCCGTTGGGGTCGGGGACGGTGGTTTCTTCGTCGTTGCCCGAGCTCTCGCCTTCGTTTTCCGGCGCGGCGGCGGGCGGCGCGGGCGGCTGCGCCTGCAGCGTTCCCTGCAGCTCGGCCTCGCGCGCCTCGCGGCGGTACTCGGGCTCCGTTCCGTTGCGCAGCGCTTCCTTCCGTTCAAGGTACCGCTTGACGACGATGCCGGCGATCGGCGCCGCGGTCGCGCCGCCGTGTCCGCCGCGCTCGACGATGATCCCCCAGGCCAGCTCCGGCTTGCCGACCGGGCCGAACCCCATGAACCAGGCGTTGTCCTTCTGCTGCTCTTCCGCCTCGCGGGAGATCGTCTGCGCCGTGCCGGTCTTCCCCGCCATCTGGTAGCCGGGGACGCGGGCCTTCGACGCCGTGCCGCGCGCCGACTCGACGACGTTCAGCATCCCTTCGGTGATCACGTGCAGCGTCTCGGCCGACAGCCCGACGGCGCGCGGCTCCGGCGCGTCGCCCGGACGGTCCACCATGTGCGGGAAGACGCGGTAGCCGCCGTTGGCGATCGCCGCGGCGACGATCGCGTTCTGGATCGGCGAGACCTGCACCAGCCCCTGCCCGATCCCCATCGAGATCACCTCGCCGGGGTAGACCGGCTGCTTCCGCACCTTGCGCGACCACGCGTCGTTGGCGACGAGGCCCAGCGCCTCGTGGTCGAAGCGCAGCCCCGACTTCTCGCCGATGCCGAAGGCGTGGGCCCACTTGGAGATCTTCTCCGCGCCGAGGCGCCGCCCCATCGTGTAGAAGAACACGTTGCACGACTGGGTGATCGCCTCCTGGACGCCGATCGCGCCGTGCCCGCCCTTGCGCCAGCAGTTGAAGACGCGCCCGTAGAAGGTCGCCGCGCCGCCGCAGCCGACGGTCTCCCCGGGCGAGGTGGCGTGCTCCTCGAGCGCCGCCGCGGCCATCACGACTTTGAAGGTCGAGCCGGGGTTGTAGGCGCTGCTGACGACGCGGTTGAGCAGCGGCTTGTCCGGGTCGTTGACCAACGACGACCAGACCGCCGGCGAGAGCCGCCCGCCGAAGACGTTCGGCTCGAACGACGGCGCCGAGTAGAGAGCGCGCACGCCGCCGGTGTACGGCTCGATGAACACCGCCCCGCCGACGCTGTCGCCGAACGCCTCGACGAGGTCCTTCTGCATCTCCGCGTCGAGCGTCGTGATCAGCGCGCGGCCGTTCTTCGGCGGCCGCTGGATCGCCACGACGCCGAGCGGGCGGCCCGAGGCGTTGACCTCCTCGAGCGCGATCCCGGCCACGCCGCGCAGCTCCGCGTCGTAGGCCCGCTCCGCGCCGGTGCGGCCGACGCGGTCGCCGAGGACCAGGTCGTGCCGCGCCGAGAGGTCGTCCTCGTTCGCCTCGGAGACGAAGCCGAGCGCGTGCGCCGCCGCCTTCGCCAGCGGGTACTGGCGCTTGCTCGTCATCTCGACGTCGATCGAGGGCAGGTCGAAGCGGTTGGCCTCGATCCGCGAGGCGGTCTCGAGGTCCACGTCGTTCAGCAGCAGGATCGGATCGAAGCGGGCCTGGATGCGCCGCGCCTTCTGGTAGATCCGGACGAGGTCCTCTTCCGGCTCGCCGATCGTCCGCGCGAGCAGCCGCGTCTCGCGCTCGCCGTTCTTCGTCCGCTCCGGCGCCAGCCAGACGGCGAAGCCGGCGTGGTTCGTCACCATCACCACGCCGTGCTGGTCCACGAGCGGCCCGCGCAGGGCGCGCTCGATCCGCCGGTGCAGCCGGTTCTCTTCCGCCAGACGGTGGTATTCCGGCCCCTTCACGATCTGCAGGTACCAGAAGACCGCCCAGAGCAGCACGAACCCGACCGGGACGAGCATCCGCACCGCGGCGAGGCGCCGCGAGCGCATCCGCCGCCTTTGGTACTCGAGGAAGGTCGGCTGCTGGCGGAAGTCCTGGGTCACGACAGGCTCCCGCGCCGCGCCGCGAGTTTGAAGAAGAGCAGCCCGAGCGCGGTGTTGATCGCCACCGCCGCCAGCCAGACCAGCGGCCCGGGGATCGCCCCGGCCGAGCGGTTGAACAGCAGGGCGAGCGAGAGCTGGATCGCCCAGTCGGCGAGCGCCGCGGCGAGCATCGCCAGCATCGCCGGCAGCGCGTAGAGCATGTCCACCTTCGCCGCGGCGAACGAGAGGGCGAAGGCGATCGTCATCTGGCTGAAGGCGTGCAGCCCCAGCCACTGGCCGAAGAGCGCGTCGTCGAGCAGGCCGCAGACCAGCCCGGTCAGGAGCGCCGGCCAGCGCTTGCCGCCGAGCGCGCCGAAGACGGAGACGACGAGCAGCGGGTCGGCGAACGGCGCGATCGGCGGGACCATCGCCACCAGCGCCTTGAGGAAGACGGCGAGCACGCCGAGCAGCAACAGCTTCCAGATCTTCATCGCGCCGTCTCCGTCGCCGTCGGCGCGGCCGGCGCGGGCTTCGGCGTCGGCGGACGGCGGTTGGGCGGCACGAGGAGGACCTCTTCGAGGCTCCCCATGTCGGCCGCCGGCTCGACCGCGATCCGCCAGGTGAGCGGCGAGTCGGCCCACATGTCGCGCACGTAGCCGACGAGCAGCCCCGCCGGGAAGACGCCGTCGAGCCCCGAGGTGACGACGACGTCGCCGACGGCGACCGCCTGGTCGCGCGGCACGTACTCGAGGCGCGTGGCGATCATCGGCCCGCGCCCGCCGCCGCGCAGGATGCCGGCGAAGCGGTCCTGCTGGTGGCGCACGCCGACGCCGCTGTCCGGATCGACGATCAGCACGATCTCGGCCGAGTCCGACTGCACGTCGCGGACCTGCCCGACGAGCGCGCCGCGGCTCACCGCGACCCAGCCCCGCCCGACGCCCGCGCCGTAGCCCTTGTCCACCAGCACGGCGCGCCGCAGCGGCCCCGACGACAGGTCGGCGACGACGCGGCCGACGACGCCGCGCTCGTAGGCGACGTCCTCCTTCAGAGAGAGCAGTTCGCGCAGCCGCCGGTTCTCGCGCCAGACTTCCTCGAAGCGGGCGCGGTCGGTCTCGAGCTTGTTGACCTTGGCGAGCAGTTGCTCGCGCTCCCCCTTCGCGCCGACGGCGTAGAGGTAGTTCTCCCAGATCCGCTGCAGGCCGCCGGCGACGCCGAGCACTCCCTGCCACGCGCGGCCGGTCGTGCCGCGGTAGGAGTGGGTGACGGCCTCGGCGCTCTCCATCCGCTGCGCTTGGGCGCCCATCAGCGCCAGAAGAAGCACGGCGACGATCGCGTAGACCAGCGTGGCGAGGCGTTCGCTCATCGGATGCCAGCCCGCGGCGCGCCCCCGCCCTTGGGGGCGGGCGGCGCCGCGCGTCCCGGCGCTCCTCGCGGCGCGCCGGGGTTAGTCAGTCGATGCAGACCTTCCGCAGCAGCTCGAAGTCGGTCAGCATGCGGCCGATCCCGAGCGCCACCGCGGCCTGCGGCTCCTCCGCGAGGCTGACCGGCAGGCCGGTCTCCTCGCGCAGCCGCTTGTCGAGGTTCCGCAGCAGCGAGCCGCCGCCGGCGAGGATGATCCCGCGGTCGCCGATGTCCGCCGAGAGCTCCGGCGGAATCTGCTCCAGCGCGATGCGCGTCGCGTCCACGATCACCGAGACCGTCTCGGCCAGCGCCTCGCGGATCTCCTCGTCGGTCACGGTCAGCGTCTTGGGGATCCCCTCCACGAGGTCGCGGCCGCGCAGCTCCATCGACAGCTCCTCGTCCAAGGGGAAGGCCGACCCGACCTTGATCTTCACTTCCTCGGCGGTGCGGTCGCCGATCAGCAGATTGTGCTTGCGCTTGATGTACTGGATGATCGCCTCGTCCATCTCGTTCCCCGCGACCCGCACGGAGCGCGAGTAGACGATGCCGGCCATCGAGATCACCGCGATGTCGGTCGTGCCGCCGCCGATGTCGATGATCATGTTGCCGGTCGGCTCGGTGATCGGCAGGCCCGCGCCGATCGCGGCCATCATCGCCTGCTCGACGAGATAGACCTCGGTGGCCTTGGCCTTGTAGGCCGAGTCCTTCACCGCGCGCTTCTCGACCTGCGTGATCTCGGACGGCACGCCGATCACGATCCGCGGCCGCACGCCGACCTTGCGGTTGTGGGCGGAGCGGATGAAGTGCTCGAGCATCCGCTCGGTGTGCTCGAAGTCGGCGATGACGCCGTCCTTCATCGGGCGGATGGCGAGGATGTTCCCCGGCGTCCGGCCGAGCATCTCCTTCGCCGCGCGTCCGACCGCCTCGACCTTTCCGGTCTTCTGGTTGACGGCGACGATCGAGGGTTCGTTGACGACGATCCCCTGCCCCCGCGCGAAGACGATGGTCGTCGCCGTGCCGAGGTCGATGGCCAGATCATTGGAGAACAGCGAAAGCAGGGAACGCGGCCAGAAAGCCACAGGTGAATCCTCCGCGACGCCTCCGCGGCGTTGAGCGGAGGCGGAAGCGCCAAGTCGGCCTCGGGGCGAGCGGGACGAAGCGGAAGGGGCGACACGGAGGACGCCTCCCCGTCGAGCCGGGGCGCAGGCGGCAAATCCTAGCGGAGGAACAGTTTCGCGACAACCCGCGGCCCCGTCCGGGGCCGGCGGCCGCGCGGCGCGTCAGCCGCGCGGGTCGGCCAACCGCACCCCGTTCTTGCCGCCGTACTTCACCACGTACATCGCGCCGTCCGCCGCCGCGAGCAGCTCCTCCGGCGTCTCGCCGTGCCCCGGGCAGGCGGCCACGCCGATGCTCACCGTCAGCCGCACGTCGAGCCCCAAGGACGCCAGCCAGCGCCGCTCGGCGATCGCCGCGCGGATCCGCTCGGCGATGACCAGGGCGCCGGCCGCGTCGGTGTCGGCGAGGACGATCGCGTACTCGTCCCCGCCCCAGCGGGCGACGACGTCGAGATCCCGCACGCTCTCCCGCAGCAGCTCGCCGACCTCGACCAAGGTCCGCGACCCGGCCATGTGGCCGTGGTGGTCGTTGACCAGCTTGAAGCCGTCGAGGTCGAGGAAGAGCAGCGCCACCGGCCGGCCGAAGCGGCGGGCCCGCTTCGTCTCCCGCTTGAGGTAGTTCTCCATGAAGCGGGCGTTGTAGAGGCGCGTCAGGTCGTCGGTGACCGTCCGCTCCTCCAGCCGCTTGAAGAGCAGCGCGTTGTCGAGCGCGATCGCCGCGGGCTCCATCAGCGTCGCCGCGAGCCCGAGGTCGTCCGGCCCGAAGACGACGCCGGCCGGCGCCGCCAGCTCGGCGATCCCGATCGTCCGCCCGCGGGAGACGAGCGGCAGCGCG from bacterium includes these protein-coding regions:
- a CDS encoding rod shape-determining protein; its protein translation is MLSLFSNDLAIDLGTATTIVFARGQGIVVNEPSIVAVNQKTGKVEAVGRAAKEMLGRTPGNILAIRPMKDGVIADFEHTERMLEHFIRSAHNRKVGVRPRIVIGVPSEITQVEKRAVKDSAYKAKATEVYLVEQAMMAAIGAGLPITEPTGNMIIDIGGGTTDIAVISMAGIVYSRSVRVAGNEMDEAIIQYIKRKHNLLIGDRTAEEVKIKVGSAFPLDEELSMELRGRDLVEGIPKTLTVTDEEIREALAETVSVIVDATRIALEQIPPELSADIGDRGIILAGGGSLLRNLDKRLREETGLPVSLAEEPQAAVALGIGRMLTDFELLRKVCID
- a CDS encoding sensor domain-containing diguanylate cyclase gives rise to the protein MPFEPEDDAPLAGEDRAALEAELLRAEARAEALERRLAVLSDTVQAAGSLLDPEMVSRFIMERAAALIGAEAWRLYRIDEAAGLMRLDARNETGKGAAPSGELPLAAGVAGWVARLRQPLLIDEAAADPRLDRTGEWPEPPAGGLIALPLVSRGRTIGIAELAAPAGVVFGPDDLGLAATLMEPAAIALDNALLFKRLEERTVTDDLTRLYNARFMENYLKRETKRARRFGRPVALLFLDLDGFKLVNDHHGHMAGSRTLVEVGELLRESVRDLDVVARWGGDEYAIVLADTDAAGALVIAERIRAAIAERRWLASLGLDVRLTVSIGVAACPGHGETPEELLAAADGAMYVVKYGGKNGVRLADPRG